From the Marivivens sp. LCG002 genome, the window CGCAGTCATGCAGTCCAAGTCTTGACGTATGTTCATGGATTGTTCATGGTTTCCCCATGCCGATCATCAATGACGACCTCATGCCCGAAATCACCCCTCAACCGGGGCAGTTGCTCGCTCGCGGGGTCTGTCGGCATTTGCTCAGCCACGACTTTGTAACGGTCGAGGAGTTGGTGCCGACGTCGGGTCTTCGTGTCGATGTGATGGCCTTGGGACCCAAGGGCGAGATCTGGGTCATCGAATGCAAGTCATCCCGCGCCGATTTTCAATCGGACAGCAAGTGGCAAGGCTATCTGGAATGGTGTGACCGCTTTTTCTGGGCGGTGGATACGGAATTCCCGACCGAGCTTTTGCCGCCTGAAAGCGGTCTGATCATTGCCGATGGATATGGCGCCGAGATCATCCGTATGCCCGAAGAGACCAAGCTTGCCGCCGCGCGGCGCAAGGTGCTGACGCATAAATTCGCGCGCACCACGGCTCTGCGGCTTCAGGGGATGCGCGACCCGAGGGTCGGAGCGGCGCGATGACCTAGCGAAGCGCCCTGGCGGCTTGGGCTGCGGCGCGAATCTCTTCGGCGATTTCTTCGGCTTCTTCGGGTTCGAAATCCATCGGGATTTCTACGCCTTCCGACTCGATGAAAATTCGGACCATTCCAGTGCTGGTCGGTCCAATCTGAAGATTGGCTTCGACGTCGCGTTCGGTATCGATACCCATGCTGATCTCCGTTCATGTGCTGGAAATGACCTAAGGCCAGCCACGTCATAAGGCAAGCAGGTGCATTTCGTTTTTCCGCCCAAAGCCCCTTGCATTCATCTCAAAGCAGGGCTAAATCGCCCGCAGTGCCGCCTTAGCTCAGTTGGTTAGAGCGCCTGATTGTGGATCAGGAGGTC encodes:
- a CDS encoding MmcB family DNA repair protein translates to MPIINDDLMPEITPQPGQLLARGVCRHLLSHDFVTVEELVPTSGLRVDVMALGPKGEIWVIECKSSRADFQSDSKWQGYLEWCDRFFWAVDTEFPTELLPPESGLIIADGYGAEIIRMPEETKLAAARRKVLTHKFARTTALRLQGMRDPRVGAAR
- a CDS encoding DUF6324 family protein produces the protein MGIDTERDVEANLQIGPTSTGMVRIFIESEGVEIPMDFEPEEAEEIAEEIRAAAQAARALR